The following is a genomic window from Scleropages formosus chromosome 11, fSclFor1.1, whole genome shotgun sequence.
gggacacacctagaacgggaagccagtccattgcaaatgaccccaagcaggactcaaaccccagacctgccagagagcaggactcggccaagcccaccgcactgctgcaccaccatgccccccttgagatgatcacacacacacacacacacacacacacacacacacacacacactttcagagccgcttgtcccatacggggtcgcagggaaccggagcctacccggcagcacagggcgtaaggccggagggggaggagacacacccaggacgggacgccagtccatcgcaaggcaccccaagcgggactcgaaccccagacccactggagagcaggacctggtccaacccactgcgccaccgcgcccccccacttGAGATGATCATTCCTTTTCAATTTGGTAAGTAGAAACATTATGAATcaagaacaacaaaaatgtgtttttaactgaaaacaAGTCAGCTGGAATGCATGTAATGCCAACCTTGAATAAAGTAATGAGAAAAGATGGTTTGACAAATACAGTGTCTTCAAGAGCAGGAATATCCTTGTACCATACAACAATTCCAAACAGGTGGAGATAATGCAGAATAAATTTGAGATCTTCAGCATCCAGCTTCACAAGTTTCTGCTTCAGTTCGCTTAGCAGTTCGTCAAGAGACACTATCCCTGTGTACATAAAGTTTCAGAAGTTATACTCTCTACAACAACTGTGTACCCagataaaagaaataatgtgaGCTAATACTCTAAAATAGAGTGTGAACCCACCATGTTCTGGAATGTCCTCTTCTTTTAAAAGACTTTGGATCAAAGATTCCACTTCCTGGTAGCTGCTTGGCAGTGTCCTTTCTATGTTAGGAAAAACATCTTTCTCCTGCACTTGATGTAGGATGTGCATCTTGAGCAATGCAATTTCCCTAGGTTCAGTGCTATTGATAGTTATAAGCTCAAGGACCTGTAGACAGAAGATAAGAACAATAAGGAAGTGCCTCTTCATATATCTATGGGTAGGAACATATGCCACGCTAACAAATCAGTCTACCCTCAGTTTAAGTGAAGCAAGCTGCTGAAGAGTGTTTAGCTGGTTAGAAAACAACTCAGGGTCCTTTTCCTCCcgaatatttttttccctttgcttcAAAGCTTCCTTCCCCTCTTCCAGCAGGTCATTGATTCTCCTCTCgatgtctttctttttctccctcactTCAGCTGGATCTCTGCACTTGTCGGTATGGGTCCCCACAGGTAGAACAACTGATTCAGGAACTCTCAGCTGTATGTTTCTGATCCAGAAACTCACGTTGTCTCTGAAAGACTGAGGATCTTCAATGCTATACCttgaacacaaagaaaaacatcaaagcTGTGAACACTGCTGGCTACAACCAGGTGGAAGCTGGCAAAACAACCAAATATATCTGgtaaaaacatgcaattttaCCTGGCAAGATCAATGACTAAGACAACAAGGGCACATGGGGTGATGAAGACGTGATGAGTGAAATAGTACTCCTCGTGTCCAGCAAAGTCCCAGAGGAGGAAACGGACCCCTTCCTGGTCCAGTTCGCTGATCTCAATGCCCACAGTCCGATCATTGGCATCCACTTGCACAGAGTCACCCTCTATCAGGCTACGGCACAGCGTGGACTTGCCAGCCATAGTGGAGCCCAGGAACATGGTTTTGACCCGTCTCTCACACAAAGGGTTGTCCCCCAGCATTTTTAAGTAGTGCTGGATGCTCTTTACACCCCCCGCACATACTTCTGCAGGAGGCTTCCTCAGATGGTTACCAGAGGCCTTGATCATGCGCAGGTCCGTATTCAGAAAGAGCTCCCCAGGAAGCTCCAACAGACGATTGTTGTCCACATAGAGCTCCTCCAGTCTGGGCAGACCCACCAGTACGTTCAGATCATTGAGGTAGTTGTTGGACAGGTTCACGTACCTGAGATTCTGGCATTGGCACACATCACTGGGAAGTTCCACCAGGCGGTTCGTGTTTAGTCTGAGAAAGCTCAGTTTGCTGAGGCATGAGAACACTCCCTCTGGGATGCTTCGGATGTTGTTCTGGCTCAGGTAGAGCTTCTCCAAGTGATGGAGTTCCTTCAGCTCCTTGGGAAATTCAACAATCTGGTTCCGAGTCAGGTTGAGCTCTCTCAGACAAGACAGCCTGGAGATCACCATGACATCTTTCAGTTTGTTCCGCTGCAAATCTAGGATCCCAATGTTTTCGGTGGGTGCCAGGTCCTCCCACTGTATGACTTTAAGCTTCTTTCCAGATAAATCaacttttctgtcatttttaagcCCTAAGAAAACATAATGAAACAGTACTTATCTCATAAGATTATTAACTGCGAAAGTAAATTGTTTTGTGGTATTACCGAACACTTATTTCTGTCGGTCAACGATAGctcattatttttgtataactgCTGGTTCAGAAACCAGTCATATCACCCACACAATGGATTATCAAGGAGTCTAGACAAAATACCAGTGTGTTGACTAAAGAAAGGAAACTGAAAGAAGTTAGAGAAGTGGACAATTAAAATCATTCAGCATCATTGATAGAACGTGACAGAAGGGCCGGGGCTACTGAAGGCAAATTTGGAGCAGAAGTCTTCTCTGTCCACGTAGGCATAACaacatttttctgtgtatgCACAAATTTATCATCCCTGTGTGAGTTTATACTTGGCCTGTAAgagatttattaaaaacatttgtagaACATTTTTGGTTTGTGGTTTCTGGGTTTTCTACTTGCCAATTGGAGCTATATTTTGATGCAGAAGCAACAAAATTCTCTAGATTTCTTAAAACTTGTTAACAAAACAATTAATTGTTTTGGGGGTGTCACACCACCCTAGTTGATCTTATTTTCGACAGCTCACCTACTACCCATTCTTTATCCCTCACTTTAGGACAATATTGAACGAAAAGAAAAGGAGTTTCTAACATGAGTCAccaatgtttgtgtgttctgttaCTAAGTTACTGTTGTACAGTAAATATCCCTACCGATGGTACGATTTACTGCAAGCGATGTTCACgtgaaaaactaaattaaactgTATTTCACACTTCGTGTGTGATTTGACGGATTGACCCAAAATTAAACCTATACACACTTTGACCGCATTTCCTGAATCAACTGCTGCCAGTACTGATCACTCTGACTAAATTAACACTGttaaacacatatatatataaatactggacttttgaaaaggagaaaaaggagggaaagacatacagtatactttAACTTATAAGCGGcatagtttatttgtttttgctttcattaCAGGAGCATGAGCACTCTACTTTGGCATCAGCTAAACACACGCAGTGAAAATCTATGTTCGTCAAGGTTTCCTCCACCGGCTTACGCACTTCGCTGCTTTGTTCTGAACACACAGCTGTTTATGACAAAGCTTGTCGTACGAAAATAGATCGGTTGATACTTACCATTTGATCGAGCCATTCTGTTAAACACTCTCCTGCCACTGCTTCCTGTACCCGGGTGCCGGTGTTGAAAGCAAACGGGGCAGGGCCTGTACTCAGCTTCTCTCTTCCTGCTCGAAGGCGGTGTCAAAGGCTGCCACCGTTCAACGAAAGCTTGAAAACCATAAGTGCGTGCAGTCTGCCTCCACTGTCCTATCTGGTAACTGCATCACACGGCTGATACTGATTCTCACCTACAGCAGCGGGAACTCGGTACGACACTATTTCAAAAGGCTTCAGAACTGAGTAGAGCTGTGCTTGTGCAGACTGTTGATACGAAAATGTATTCtgtggtaggaagaaaagactcagttgAGCGAGACAGTCAGATTGCAAAAAAGTCCATTTATTTGTGCGCGCACACGGATGAGCCTCCCAGAGAGAGTCACACTGGGATAAACAGAATACGGATATTTATACAGTCTAGGGTGGGGTTAGTAAATTTACGCTAATATAACTGTTCGGCCTTGTGCCTTGTTCTTCTTGTAGACGCGTGGGTAGGCTAACTCCTTTCGATCCCACGGGAACAGTTTCTTCATGTGATGTTGCCACCTTATCTTTGCACAGCAGCAGACCAGGTGCAGCTATTAGTGTGGCCTTGCATCTTCAACACTGGGGGTGTTACATTTTCTTGCAAGCAATTATTACACACAATCCCTTATCTGTAGTTTAAAGGCGAATAAAGAGccttacaaaaagtaaaatgaacaagtgatgaaattttctctcacaaTTCCCAGTTGGAGTACTGAAGAGTCACAAAGTTTTAACCCTTTTTTACGCCAAATATTATTCTATTAATGCAAATTTTGTAAGAATGCACCTCctgctttaaaataatgttaagtttttaattctgctttggttattgttatttaattttttaatactgtTATCACTAGACAGTAACTGAAACTGATCAATGGATGAATGAAACACTAGACCACAATGTTTGATCCAttatcttttttgttgttgttattccTGAACTACGTTGAAAACACAAAGACGGTTATATCtaattgtcttttttgttttgctgcaaaaAGTGAAAGTGGACATATAATAAAATTCAGTGGTTTAGAATATGAGAATatctgtggcttttttttttttttacatttttgcagtaGTATCACATTTCTAAAGTCATAAAGACATCAAACAGCACTCAAAAAACACCAGAAACTTTGAAACAATGCTGCATAGTAACCCTGTGTATGAAGGTTAGCTACGCTAGACTTTATACACCCCAGGGAATATAATAAAACGCATCAATGCACAGGAAAACCACAGTGGAGATGTTCCACAGTAATATTATCCACACTTTATACATGACATGAAGTCGAATGTTCATTCTCCCCGATGAGTCCGTTCTGAGTGCAGACTTTTCAGGGTAATGATGAACTCTCTCAGGATTTGCCACAGATAAGTACAAGAAACTCAGAACACTGTAATGTAAATTCTTTTACCCCAGTATGATgatctggaaagaaaaaaactgcagcaaaacagTCCTTGTTACCAGTGTAACATCTCCAGgtcattttgaataaaatccctaaaaaacacagaaaatatttataaaacatgATCCATCTTTATTAACAATTCACAGCATATACAGGTCGTAAGGGTTTGAATTAAATAAACGCTTTGGAGTGAACCAAAATACTGCAGTGAAAAAGGAACgcaagaaatgaaagtgaaagaagaATTCTTGTTACGCGCATGGCGATTGACGCGGCGGCTGTAGCGACTGCAAGACACGTGAAGATAAGTGACTGACGTGAGCGCGAACTtgtgtaatacacacactgtaggtCTACAGTACATCTCAGAGCTCGTTCAGTCCCCATTCTGTCATTACCGCTATACTGTAACTTGTCATTTTGGCAGTGCTGTCCCTTAAATGCTCACTTGAAGTCACTCCCACAGTGGGAGTGTCGCATACATGTTGCTGTAACACCCCGACATGTACGTAAAGTATAGCGACCCCACGTGCAAAACATACCCTATGGGACAAGACTTGGGAAACAGGTAAGTAACTAAAGTTCCCAAGGGACTGGAACTAAAGCACTTGGCTCAATAGtttgttttactggagaaacttagggtaagtacgttgttcaaggctactacaactGGAGCTGAGGCTCAAACATGTAACATCtaggtccgaaggcagcagctttaaccactgtgccgcctACTGCCCCTCTGCAGGTGAGCTTACAAGTACAGGTGTACAGGTCTGGACTAGTGGAACCAAGTGGCACCTCCTCATTGGCCCTATGGATCATGACAGGGAGGTAGAAGAGGGATGTTTATAGGCCCAGTTTTATCGTTGCGAAGTCATGCTACAGGCTGACCCGTTTATTGCGGTGTATCAGGAGTCTGCAAAGCACTTCAAAATTTTATTATAACTAAAAGACAACTAAATCCTTGAATCCCCCTGTTATTGTTAGCAAACCTCAGACAAATTTTACTGAATGAGACTGAACCGAAGGATCGCACAATatttctgacatgtttttttccatcatcaGAAGTCTATGTTACCACTGGAAATACATTCGGCACAAGAGCATTAACATAACGGAGGAAAAAGCcacacatctattcatttaggagatgcttttctctaaagcagcttccaacgagctcagcctacacaccttattcaccacggtgacttacaccgctagatacactacttacactgggtcactcatccatacatcagtggaacacacacatacactctctgtcactcacacactgtgggtcaacctgaacagcatgtccttggactgtg
Proteins encoded in this region:
- the LOC108934524 gene encoding malignant fibrous histiocytoma-amplified sequence 1, with product MARSNGLKNDRKVDLSGKKLKVIQWEDLAPTENIGILDLQRNKLKDVMVISRLSCLRELNLTRNQIVEFPKELKELHHLEKLYLSQNNIRSIPEGVFSCLSKLSFLRLNTNRLVELPSDVCQCQNLRYVNLSNNYLNDLNVLVGLPRLEELYVDNNRLLELPGELFLNTDLRMIKASGNHLRKPPAEVCAGGVKSIQHYLKMLGDNPLCERRVKTMFLGSTMAGKSTLCRSLIEGDSVQVDANDRTVGIEISELDQEGVRFLLWDFAGHEEYYFTHHVFITPCALVVLVIDLARYSIEDPQSFRDNVSFWIRNIQLRVPESVVLPVGTHTDKCRDPAEVREKKKDIERRINDLLEEGKEALKQREKNIREEKDPELFSNQLNTLQQLASLKLRVLELITINSTEPREIALLKMHILHQVQEKDVFPNIERTLPSSYQEVESLIQSLLKEEDIPEHGIVSLDELLSELKQKLVKLDAEDLKFILHYLHLFGIVVWYKDIPALEDTVFVKPSFLITLFKSIVRHDLEKELQDIPKHLLQKERSFAKDKNEWIDEFKSKATLQNAAIRVLVRKSLQTLQLDQEDFVEEITGTRKKNGKMLTLLQHFEVCLPSLVSNPLNPQAQVFNPERPREWKPSESSRNLKDGACLFPGFLENNKIVQKMWGDDKNDDITVRVYFLPDVPHGFFHRLIIKTCSYFSTQWVGKDQCLIGYSQKLVLFKEICGDEDQYIEIRCRRPETNETQQSWDMILVVLRKLLQLTTQWPGLYACVCSPCKENGCSADFKWGDWQDASFSNIYKEVKEDKVTCRNGHTRRTELLFPKVP